A single region of the Raphanus sativus cultivar WK10039 chromosome 1, ASM80110v3, whole genome shotgun sequence genome encodes:
- the LOC108849182 gene encoding uncharacterized protein LOC108849182 — protein sequence MASSGEKANLLGKRKPEDGFGTDPVLKKHKEKSEEKEIEARVEQLLSDEKATTTLETRKGSFAVESNLISVQGLDETPAETVETEPIQEPKKTLFVSHLPAYTKISDVLCFFQNVGQVVRVRLVVDNRGVFTGDAFVEFASTDQANKALKEKKCDKFQNWRNIVLGVADKGEGAPFFPPKYCIDHKVWYLEEEEDYLQQEGEEEEDVDYLQQESLPIEEEEEEDETPPNAEEDSVLFMANLSPQTTKISQIIKFFKYIGGVVSVRLIVNQQRKHVGYAFVEFVDAKRANLALKNKNGEYLHDHEIFLMKRVEEDTPHSAETATTVRDKTLFVDHLSTKTRISNIINFFKDVGEVVHVRLMVDKSTALMRSGYVEFASAAEAEKAMEEKNGKYLNRRKLYLAFVKEHSRIFKYCIDHKVWFEDYLLQENASVDETPDFDEDVSSSKKTLFTDFSQKKNVPAVNIPNIISFFQDVGQVASVRLIVDRWGISSGCCCVEFATGTESKKGFEIYRHVKGIFVKRPEIAPYPFRPKYNLTDLAEKLWCEDELRREGFGLPTRSKPKEEEIAIPCKEKVTFCGKKITFSD from the exons ATGGCCAGCTCTGGCGAGAAAGCTAATTTATTGGGTAAGCGAAAGCCGGAAGATGGTTTTGGGACCGACCCGGTTCTgaagaaacataaagaaaaatctGAGGAGAAGGAGATCGAAGCAAGGGTTGAGCAGCTGTTGTCTGATGAGAAGGCTACTACTACTTTGGAGACAAGGAAAGGATCCTTTGCTGTTGAGTCTAATTTAATCTCAGTCCAAGGACTTGATGAAACACCTGCTGAGACAGTGGAGACCGAACCTATTCAGGAACCAAAGAAGACTCtctttgtttctcatctccCAGCCTACACTAAAATATCAGATGTCCTCTGTTTCTTCCAAAACGTTGGACAAGTTGTTCGTGTTCGTCTTGTTGTAGACAACAGGGGTGTTTTTACGGGCGATGCCTTTGTTGAGTTTGCTTCTACCGACCAAGCAAACAAGGCACTGAAAGAAAAGAAGTGTGATAAGTTTCAGAACTGGCGCAATATTGTTCTTGGTGTGGCTGATAAGGGAGAGGGAGCTCCATTCTTTCCACCCAAGTATTGCATAGATCACAAAGTTTGGTAcctagaagaggaagaagactacCTTCaacaagaaggagaagaagaagaagatgtagaCTACCTTCAACAAGAAAGCCTTcccattgaagaagaagaagaagaagatgagacacCTCCCAACGCTGAGGAAGATTCCGTACTCTTCATGGCTAATCTCTCTCCACAAACAACTAAAATATCACAGATCATCAAGTTCTTCAAATATATTGGTGGTGTTGTTAGTGTGCGACTTATTGTAAACCAACAGCGCAAGCATGTGGGCTACGCCTTTGTTGAGTTTGTTGATGCTAAACGAGCTAATTTG GCGCTGAAAAATAAGAATGGTGAATACTTGCACGATCATGAGATTTTTTTGATGAAAAGAGTTGAGGAGGACACTCCTCATTCTGCTGAG ACAGCTACCACTGTAAGAGATAAGACGCTCTTTGTTGACCATCTCTCTACGAAAACTAGAATATCAAATAT CATCAATTTCTTTAAAGATGTTGGAGAAGTTGTTCATGTTCGACTTATGGTAGACAAAAGTACCGCTCTGATGAGGTCTGGCTATGTTGAGTTTGCTTCTGCTGCCGAAGCTGAGAAG GCGATGGAGGAGAAGAACGGCAAATATTTAAACAGACGCAAGCTTTATTTAGCTTTCGTTAAGGAGCATTCACGAATATTCAAGTATTGCATAGATCACAAGGTTTGGTTCGAGGACTATCTTCTACAAGAAAATGCATCGGTGGATGAAACTCCAGACTTTGATGAGGATGTTTCATCGAGTAAGAAGACTCTCTTTACCGATTTCTCCCAGAAAAAAAACGTGCCAGCTGTTAACATACCAAATATCATCAGTTTCTTCCAAGATGTTGGACAAGTTGCTAGTGTTAGACTTATTGTAGACCGCTGGGGCATATCTTCGGGCTGTTGCTGTGTTGAGTTTGCTACTGGTACCGAATCAAAGAAG GGTTTTGAAATTTACAGGCATGTTAAGGGGATTTTTGTCAAGAGGCCTGAGATAGCTCCATACCCTTTCCGACCCAAGTACAACCTTACCGACCTCGCAGAGAAGCTTTGGTGCGAAGACGAGCTTAGACGAGAAGGCTTTGGTTTGCCGACCAGATCAAAGCCCAAGGAAGAGGAGATTGCAATCCCCTGCAAGGAAAAGGTTACTTTCTGCGGTAAGAAGATTACCTTCTCTGActaa
- the LOC108827552 gene encoding zinc finger A20 and AN1 domain-containing stress-associated protein 2, whose amino-acid sequence MDHDKTGCQSPPEGPKLCINNCGFFGSAATMNMCSKCHKTMLFQQEQGAKFASAVSGSPSNIIKETFTAALLDAETKSIEPMAVSVQAVAEVVAPEEAAAKPKEGPSRCTTCNKRVGLTGFKCRCGDLFCGMHRYADVHNCSFDYHAAGQEAIAKANPVVKADKLDKI is encoded by the coding sequence ATGGACCACGACAAGACAGGATGCCAAAGCCCACCCGAAGGTCCCAAGCTATGCATCAACAACTGCGGTTTCTTCGGAAGTGCTGCCACAATGAACATGTGTTCCAAGTGTCACAAGACTATGTTGTTTCAACAGGAACAGGGGGCTAAGTTTGCATCTGCAGTGTCTGGATCACCCAGCAACATCATCAAGGAAACCTTCACTGCTGCGTTGCTTGATGCTGAAACCAAATCCATTGAGCCCATGGCTGTCTCTGTACAAGCTGTTGCAGAGGTAGTAGCACCAGAAGAAGCTGCAGCAAAACCAAAGGAAGGGCCAAGCCGATGTACTACTTGCAATAAACGGGTTGGTTTGACTGGATTCAAATGTCGCTGTGGTGACCTCTTCTGCGGGATGCACCGCTATGCAGACGTACACAACTGCTCTTTCGATTACCATGCTGCTGGGCAAGAAGCTATAGCTAAAGCAAACCCGGTTGTGAAGGCAGATAAGCTTGACAAGATCTGA